One Vidua chalybeata isolate OUT-0048 chromosome 22, bVidCha1 merged haplotype, whole genome shotgun sequence genomic region harbors:
- the LOC128798932 gene encoding transcription factor HES-5-like translates to MAPSTVFLEPDNLLTPKEKNKLRKPVVEKMRRDRINSSIEQLKLLLEKEFQRHQPNSKLEKADILEMTVSYLKQQSQLQMKTAGSFHKSSQFDFREGYSRCLQEAFYFLSLHKVRTETQTKLLSHFQKSQSAAPEVSFSPGNASALKQVSPKDSSPLWRPW, encoded by the exons ATGGCTCCCAGCACCGTTTTCTTGGAGCCCGACAACCTGCTGAcaccaaaggagaaaaacaaa CTGAGGAAGCCGGTGGTGGAGAAAATGCGCCGGGACCGGATTAACAGCAGCATCGAGCAGCTGAAactgctcctggagaaggagTTCCAGAGGCACCAGCCCAACTCCAAGCTGGAGAAAGCCGACATCCTGGAGATGACTGTCAGCTACctgaagcagcagagccagctgcagATGAAGA ctgcaggatcCTTCCATAAAAGCTCCCAGTTTGACTTCAGAGAGGGCTATTCCAGGTGCTTGCAAGAAGCTTTCTATTTCCTCTCTCTCCACAAAGTCCGAACTGAAACACAGACCAAACTTTTAAGTCACTTCCAGAAGAGCCAATCAGCAGCTCCAGAAGTCTCCTTCTCCCCTGGGAATGCCAGTGCCCTGAAGCAAGTGTCTCCAAAGGACAGCAGCCCTCTCTGGAGGCCCTGGTAG